DNA from Candidatus Binatia bacterium:
TGATGATCCCGTAGTGGGGAGCCTGACGGGACGAGTCGCGCTCGTCACCGGGGCGAGTCGGGGCATCGGTGTCGGGATTGCGCGGCGGTTGTCGGGCGCGGGTGCCGCGGTCGCCGTGACCGCGCGGAGTCTCGAACCGCACCCGAAGCTGCCGGGCACGCTTCGCGAGACGCTGAATCTACTGGCCGGACCGGCCCCCTCTGTGGCCATCTCTGCCGACCTCTCCGACGTATCGGATCGCGCTCGCGTCATCGCGGAGGTCGAAGAGAAGCTCGGCCCGATCGACATTCTCGTGAACAATGCGGCGCGGGCATTCTACGAGCCGGCACATACGATCTCCGACAAGAGGATGCGGCTCGGGATGGAGTTGAACCTCCTCGCCCCGCTCGATCTGATCCAACGCGTGGTCCCGGGAATGCGGGCGCGCGGAGCCGGCTGGATCGTGAATCTCTCGTCCGCCACGACGGTCGCGCCTTCGGGTCCGCCGTGGAACGAGTTTACGAAGACGAGCGGCACGTACGCCGCAGCAAAGGCCGCGTTGGAGCGCCTGACCGTCGGTCTCGCGGCCGAACTCCACGGCGACGGTATCGCGGTAAACACGCTCGCTCCCGTGGCCGCGGTATACACCGCCGCCGCCGCCCAGATGGGGAAGATGCCCGATGATCCCTCGATGATCGAACCGCTCGAAGTGATGGCGGAGGCGGCACTCGCACTCTGCGCATGTGATCCCGCGGTGTTGACCGGACGGGTGACCTACAGTGGCCCGCTCTTGAAGGAACTCGGCATCGAGCCTCGTCCGCTCGACGGCTGACCCCGGCATGTACTTCAGCGTGAAGAACTATCTCGGCGTCGTTCGCCGCGCGCTGCGGGAGGACCGCAGTGGTGCTCGGGGTCGCACCGTGGCGATCCTGCTCATCGCGGCACCACTGCTCGCGTGCTTCGACGCGATCTGCATGGCACTCGATCACGTTCTGTTCCCCGGATTTCGTTCGCTTCGGGTCACGGCGCCCGTGTTCGTTCTCGGCAACGCGCGCAGCGGGACGACCCAGCTCCATCGACTCCTCGCCGCCGACCAGGCGCACTTCTTCTACTTCCGAACGTGGGAGATCCTCTGTCCAGCGATCACACAGAAGAAGCTCGTCCACTTGATCGGACGGCTCGATGCTCAGTGGAATGGCGGTCGACTCGCGCAACGATTCGGCGCCCGGGAGGACGAGACGCTCGCGAAGGCGCGGCGCATGCATGATTGGCGGCTCTCCGGCCCCGAAGAAGACGGCTTCCTCGAGCTGCACACGTTCGATTCCGGGACGTTGACCGTTCTCTTCCCGTACGTGCGAGAACTCGGCCGACTGGGGAACCTGGATGCGGCCCCTGCGGCGCAGCAACGTCGACGCCTGCGGTTCTACGAGGGGTGCGTGAAGCGGCAGTTATATGTGCACGGCGGGCGGCCCGCAGATCTCACTCTCCTCAGCAAGAATCCGGGTTTCGTACTCCGCATGCGGAGCCTGCTCGAGCGCTTCCCGGATGCACGCTTCGTCTGCCCTGTGCGGAACCCGGGGGAGACGATCGCGAGTCTGATCAACATGCTCCGCAAAGGCTGGCTGGCGATGGGCTGCGATCGGACAGACGTCGACGAAGGCACGGACTGGGTCCGCGAGGTGCAGTTGGAGGGCTATCGGTACGCGTTCGAAGTCCTGGATACGCTTCCAAAGGAACGGTTCGCGGTCGTGACGTTCGAGGAACTGACCGAGCGCCCGCTCGACACGGTTGCCTCGATCTACCGTCGCTTCGGGATGGAGATCGCCGCCGAGTACCGAGCGTTCCTCCTTCGAGAGCAGGAGTCGTCGCGCACCTACGAGAGCCAGCACCGATACGACCCGGGTGAACTCGGGCCCTCCGCGGAGGAACTGAAGCGTCGGCTCGGACCGCTCTATGAGCGCTTCGGTTGGCCGCCCCCGTTTTGACCTGCCTTCGGGCCGCGGTTAGCCTGCGCGAGGTGAGTTCCCGATTATTGCGTGCTCCGGGCGCCCGAATCGCCCTCGCGGTCGTCGCCCTAGGCTTCACTCTGGTGTCCGGGCCTGCTGCCGCTGAGACGAAGCCGACCCTTCCGCTGCAGGGGAAAGACGGAGCGCGGCCCAACGTGCTCCTGCTCACCGTCGACACCCTTCGAATGGATCACCTCGGCGCGTACGGCTATCGGCTTCCGACGTCGCCGGCGATCGATCAGCTCGCCGGCGAGGGCGTGCTGTTCACCGACGCGATCACTCCGGTGCCCATGACGGCCCCCGCGCTCGCATCGCTCCTGACGGGCCATCACGTCCAGCACCATCACGTCACGCAGAACACTGGGACGTTCCCCAAAGGGCTGTCCTCACTGGCAGAGGCGTTCGCGGAAGCTGGTTACGATACGGCCGGGTTCTACGGCAACGAAGCGGTCGAGGAATTCGGCCGTGGTTTCGACGTCTGGGAGGAATTCCCGCGTCGCGTCGTGCCCGGCGGACTCGAGATGGCCGACGATCTCGGGGTGAATCTCGGTCTGGCGTGGTTGAAGCAGGCCAAGGCGCCTTGGTTCCTGTGGCTGCACTTCATTGATCCGCACGGCCCGTACGACTCGTCGCCTGCGCGACTGAGCAAGGCCTTCGAGTATCCGGACGATCCGGCGCTCGACAAGGAACTCGAGACCAGCGAGCAGAACTGGGTGTTCGGCGCGGTCCCGAAGTATCAGGGCCTCCCGAACATGAAGCGCGCCGGTGACTACGTTCGTCGCTACGATGGCGAGATTCTCGGCACGGACCTGCAGATCGGGCGGCTGCGCTCCTGGCTCGAGGAGGACGGGAAGCTCGACGACACCTTGATCGTCTTCACCGCCGACCACGGGGAGAGCCTCGTCGAAGACGACTATTACTTTCAGCACGGCAAGATGCTGAACGAGAGCTCGGTTCGGGTTCCGCTGGTTCTGCGACATCGCTCGCTTCCGGCCGGCTCGAAGGTCGATGCACCCGTTTCGCTCATCGATCTTTATCCGACGCTCGCGAGCCTGGTCGGACTTACTCCGCCGAAGAGTATTCCGGGCGTGGACGTCTCGGCTTCGATTTTCGGCGCGCCGGCCGAAGAGCGCCTGCGGATCATGTATACCGTCACGCCGGATCTTCGTGTGAGCGTGATGCGCGGTCCGTGGCGCATGATGGGCCGGCCTCCCAAGAAAAACGGTGGCGTCCAGATCGATGAATTCCCGTTCGTCGCTCTCTACGACGTCACGACGTACCCCGAGCAGCGGGTCGCGGCGCCGGCGAAATCCGAGACGGTGAAGGAGCTGAAGAAGGAACTCGTCGACGCGTCGAAGCGTGTCCGCTCGTTCCGCCCGCCGCCCGTCGATCTCTCGAAGAAGCAGGAAGATCGCCTGCGCGCGCTCGGCTACATCGACTGAGGAAGGGGGAAGGACGTGACCGCGACGTGGGATCCCGCGCAGTACAAGCAGTACGGAGGTCTACGTCTTCGCCCGGCGCTGGAGCTTCTCGAGCGGGTTACGGTCGACGACCCACGGCGCGTTTACGATCTGGGGTGTGGCGTCGGGGAGATCGCCCGCATCATGGCCGAGCGTTGGCCGGAAGCGGACGTTGTGGGGTCCGACAGTTCCGGGGCGATGCTGGAGAGAGCCCGCGCGGCCGGTCCGACCCGCGTTGCATGGGAAGTGCAGGACGCGAGCACGTGGGAGCCGGCCGAGCCGGCGGACGTGGTCTTCTCGAACGCGATGCTGCACTGGATCGAGGGGCACGACAGGGTCTTCCCTCGACTTGCGCACTTCCTGCGCCCGGGCGGTGTACTGGCAGTGCAGATGCCGCTCAGTTGGTCGCAGCCGTCGCATCGGCTCATGCGCGAGACGCTCGCGACCGGGAACTCGGGCCAAGGTTACGGTGCCGACGAGTTGCGCGCGAGGATGGGTCGTCGCTGGGTCGAAGACGCCGACTTCTACTACGATCACCTTCGTCCGCACTGCGGCGAAGTCGACATCTGGGAGACGCGTTACGTGCAGATCCTCGAAGGCGAGGACCCGGTTCTCGAGTGGGTCAAGGGAAGTGGCCTGCGCCCGGTTCTCGATGCGCTTGAAGGGGTCGAGCGGGAGGGATTCCTCTCGGAGTACGCGTCCCGACTGCGCGAGGCGTATCCCCGGAGGTCGCGGGGCGAGACGCTCTTCCCGTTCGCCCGGCTGTTCATCGTCGCGAGGCGCTAGCGCGAGACGCGTTCAACGCAGGTCGGCGAGCGGGAGAAGCGACATCTTGGGGACGGGATGGTCATTCGCTTCGAGCCAACGAAGGGTCCAAATCCCCTCCGCGTGACCGCACGGATCGAGCCAGTTCGCATCCTCGAGATGTGGATCCTCGGGGCAGACGACGACGCGGAGCGAGCCGTCGGCACGGTATCGGGCGCGCTTCTTGTTCGTGTGAACCGCGTAGTACCGGTAGTCGAATGACTCTCCCCAGAAGTTCGAGAGCACGAAGCCCCAGTAGCGGCACTCGGGCGGAGCCACGTCGACGACGACGGCGTGCCCGTCGCGGAGGCGCCACCAGCAACTCAGGTAGCGCATGTCGGCGATGCCGAGTGTCTCCGACGAGACGACGGGGGAGCTCTCGTAGACCTCGCCGTCGAGTGCGCGGAACCGGCGGGCGTACTCGAAGAAGGCGCGGTTAGTGCCGCGGACGTATCGCGTGACCCGCCGGAGCGCGGACGCGACGAATTCCGGGTCGAGCGGCGGTGGCGGGTCGTCGGTGATGCGCTCGATCGATAAGTCCGCGGGCCGTTCGCTTCGCTTGTCCCAGAAGGTCTGTCGCACCATCACCGTGGTCGCGTCGGACGCGCTCTCGATCCAGTTCCCGGTCGTCTTCTGCGCACTGAGCGTGACTTCGAATCGACCGTCTTTTCCGATTTCCAGATCGTCGACGTTCACGTAGGCGACCGTTCGCCGGCCTTCCTGGCGGCCGAGGGACCCACCGTAGATCGCGATCGTCATGTAGTGCGCATCGCCCCGCGTGCCGCGGATCCGGTACTGGTGGTCGCCGCTCACGTAGGCGTTCGTGTGGATGTTGTCCGGATTGTCCCAGCCGCTCTTGAGCGTCTCGTGAAGGCTTTCGAAGAAGACAGGTCTTCGCGCGTCACCGCCCTCCATGATTTGCTCGAGAGCGCCGCGCAGAATGCGGGTCAGGTAGCGATGGCCCTCACTGACGTCGAGCGGCGTGTCGGGTCCGCCGGATTCCTTGAGTTCATCCGTGAGTTTCTCGATCTCCCGGCAGAACTCCTGCCACGCGCGGCCGGAGGCGAGTGCCGTGAGCGGGCTGTCTTTGCGTGAGGGCATGGGCTCGAGTCTTAGCGCCAGGCGGGTCGGTCGCCGATGATCTTTCGTTCGGCGAGATCGGCCAGCCGCTCGTCGGTGACGCCGAGCGTGCCGCCGAGGACTTCCTGGTTGTGTTGGCCCATCGTCGGTGGCGGGGAGCGGTGCCACTTGGGCCCGAGCGTGGAGAACCCCATCGGAAGCGTCGGGTACCGCCTCGTACCGACGACCTCATGCTCGAGTTCCTGGAAGAACTGCCGGTGTTCCAGCTGGGGATTTGGCATCACGGTGTGTGCGTTGTTGAGAGGTTCCGCCGGTACGCCCGCCGCGAGGAGCTTCGAACTGATCTCGCCGCAGGGCATTTCGGCGAACACCTTCCGAAGCTCTTCGTCGATTCGGTCGTGCGCGGCTCGCCTACCGGCGGCGGTCCGAAGATCGTCGGCTTCCGTCCACGACGGGTTCTCGAGGACCTGGCACAGAGCCTTCCACTGCTCATCGTCGACGACCGCGAGTGCCAGATGTTTCTCGTCTCCGCAGAGATACACCCCCTGGGGAGCGGCGTACGGACCGCGGTTGCCCGTTCGTTCGAGAAGGACGCCGTAGGCGGAGTGCTCGATGAGTTGTTCCGCAGCGAGGTTCAGGCCGGGCTCGACGAGAGGCACTTCGACGAGGTCGCCGAGGCCGGTCTCACGTCGGCGTTCGAGAGCCAGATTGATTGCAAAGAACGCGTGCAGCGCGCCGATGGGGTCGCAGACGTTCACGATCATCGGCAGGTTTTCGTATCCGGAGAGCCACGCGAGGCCGCAGGCTTGCTCGACGTTCATCGCGAAGCCGACCCGATCGAGCCAGGGACCGTCGAGGCCCCAACTCGGCATCCGTACGACGATCAGCTTGGGGTTGCGCTTTCGCAGGTCGTCGGGATCGAGACCGAGGTTCGAGAGAACCCGAACGGAAAAGTTCTCGACGAGGATATCGGTGTCGTCGATCAGCTGCAGGAATAGTTCGCGCCCTTCGTCGGAGTCGAGGTTTAGCGTTATATCGCGCTTGTTCGCATTGGCGCCGTGGAAGATCGAGCTGGTCTCCCAGAAGCGCTGCCCTTTGATCGCGTTCACGAAGCGCATGCCGTCGGGCCGTTGGGTCGATTCGATTTTGAGGACGTCGGCGCCGATCATCGCGAGGTGCCCGGTCAGAAACGGCCCGGCCCAGAAGGCCGTGAGGTCGAGGACACGTAGTCCGGCCAAGGGTAAAGAGTCCCCCGTGTCGGTTGTGGGCGTGGCCGACGTCGCGGCGCCGAGACCGTCGGTGTGCTCCCCCAGGCGCGGCGCGGGTGCGGGTTCCGGCCGGGGCACGCTGCCCAGCCGGTAGGGCACGCGGGGCTGAAGGAACCCGCCCGGGTGCGTCTGGAATACGCCGCGCTCGGCGAAGTGATCGAGATTGGGCAGCGTCTCTCCGTTGCCGATCGGCGCGACCGGGATGCGTAACGCGGAGGCGAGTTCGATGATCTCGTCGACCGTGTGCTCGCGCGTCCAGCTGTGGATCACGTTCTGGATGAACGGGAGCTCTTTCATCCGGTTGTCGGTGTGGTGGTACTTCGTCTCGTCGGCGAGTTCCGGACGTTCGACCATCGCGCAGAAGTCTTGCCATTGTTGCGCGGTGACGGTCGCGAAGCCGACCCAGCCATCCTTCGCCGGTTCGACCGATGGCGTGTCGATGAATTGGTCGAGCGGCTTGCCGGTGAATTGGCCGTTCAAGTCGTGGTACTGCGTGCCGCACTGGAGCAGCGCCTCGAACATCGAGACGTCGACGTGCTGGCCCCGGCCGGTGTTGCGCGTGGACAGCCACGCGACGAGTGCGCCGAAGCTCGCGTAGGTTCCGGCGACCCACTCGCCGATCCGACCCGCCGCTCCGACGGGTCCGCGTTCGGGAAGCCCGCGCCGCGCGGTCATGCCCACGGCGGCTTGCAGCGTCCACTCCGTTGCTGGGCGCTCGGCCCATGGGCCTTCGAGTCCCCACGGCGAGATCGAGACGAGCGAGAGTCGCGGTTGCGCTCGGGAGAACGAATCGAAGTCGAGCCCACGCCGCGCGAGTCCCCCGGCGCCGAAGCTTTCGATCACGAGGTCCGCGTTCGACGCGAGTTCGAGAAGGCGTGCGCGGTCGCCCGCTCGTTCGAGGTCGAGAACGACCGACTGCTTCCCGGAGTTGAGGAACTGGAAGAGCGCGCCGTCCTCGTCCTCCGGGATCTCGGCGCCCGACGCGCTCCACCGTCGCATCGGGTCCCCGGCGGGCGATTCGACCTTCAAGACCGAGGCTCCGGCGTCGCGAAACAGCTTGGAGCAGTAAGGCCCCGCGATCTCCGTCGAGAGATCGAGAACACGAAGGCCGGAAAGTGGGGGCATCGCGAGGGAGCCTAGCGCGGGGCCCCTGGGGCCGCCAAGAAACTGGGCTTGAGCGGGCCGGAGAATCAGCGTAGTGATGACTCACTACGCCTCGGGCATCGACTCGGGGGAAAGGGACCAACGCACATGACCGTCGAGCGGCAGACCGAAGAGCTTCCCTGGCACCTCAAAGGAAACTGGGCCCCGGTTCAGGACGAATTGAACGTCGACGACCTCAAGGTCGAGGGCGAGATTCCGAAGGAACTCGACGGGATCTACCTGCGCAACGGCATGAACCCCCGTTCCGGTTTCTCGGAGCACTGGTTCTTCGGCAACGGCATGGTGCACGGCGTCGAGTTGAAGAACGGTCGTGCGTCGTACCGCAACAAGTTCGTTCGCACCCCGTACTACGAGAACGACATGGGCATGATGGACGCGCTGATGTCGCCGCAGGCCTCTCCGGCAAACACGCACGTCGTACCGCACGCCGGTCGAATCCTCTGCGTGGAAGAGGCGCACGTGCCCTGGGAGATCGATCGCGACCTGAACACGGTTGGTGTTCAGGATTGGGACGGCCGGCTCACGACGCCGTTCACCGCGCATCCGCGGGTCTGTCCCGAGACCGGTGAGCTTCTCTCGTTCGGCTACTCGATGATGCAAGACCCGTACGTTCACTACTATCGCATCGACGCCAAGGGAGAGCTCGTGCAGAACGAGCCGATCGAGATCCCGCGGCCGGTGATGATGCACGATTGGAACGTCACGCGGAACCACGTGATCTTCATGGACATGCCGCTCGTGTTCTCGCTGGAAGGTCCGAATCCGGGCTTCGCGTGGCGACCCGAGCACGGTTCTCGCCTCGGGGTGATGCCGCGCAACGGCACGAACGCCGATGTGAAGTGGTACGACATGAATCCCTGCTACGTCTTCCATCCCGTGAATGCGCACGAGGAAGGCGATCGGATCATCCTGCACGTCTGTCGCCAGCCGCACGCGATGAAGGGTGGGATGAACGACATTGGAGACGGCGAAGACGATGCTGGCCGCCTGTGGCGCTGGACGATCGACACCAAGACCGGGTCCGTCAAAGAAGAGCAGCTCGACGATGCGGCCGGTGATTTCCCGCGTATCGACGATCGGCGAGTCGGCCTGAAGGCGAAGTACGGCTACATCATGGGCCTGGATTCGGACAAGCCGACTCTGACCTTCGATCGGCGCCTGTTCAAGTATGACCTCGAGTCGGGCCGGCGCGAGACGCACGATCTCGGTAAGGGCTGGTTCGGTGGGGAGCCCTGTTTTGCGCCGCGCGCCGCCGATTCGGCGGAAGATGACGGCTGGGTGGTCTCAATCGTCTACGATTCGGACGAGAACGAGTCGCATCTCGTGATCGTGAACGCGCAGGACTTCGAGGCGGCACCGGTGGCGCGGGTTCGGTTGCCCCGCCGGGTGCCGTTCGGCGCACATGGCAACTGGCTTCCTGCCTAATTCTGGCAGTAGCCCACTTCAATCCGAGGGGTTAGGGGAAGGGATGCGGTCCTATCTCCTGCCCCTCGTTCTTTTGGTGCCCTTCTTTGTCGTCGGCTGCGGTGGTTCCTCGACGACCGACAGTTCGCAGGGTGCGCCCGCCGCCGAGTCCGTGGATCCTGAAGCGGGGCCCTGGGAATTGGTGCCGGAGGACCGCGTCGCCGAAGAGTGCGGCCTCGACCCAGCGCTGCTGCGTGAGGCAGACCAGGCGATCGACCGGCCGTGGGCGATCATTCGCTACGGGAAGCTCTGCCACGAGTACTACCCGAGTGGAGCCGACGAAGTGACCGAGGTGTACTCCGCGACCAAGACGCTCAGCGCGGTGGTCACTGGGATCGCGGTGTACGAGACGCGGGACCTCACCCGAACCGGACGCAAGACGGGGCCGTTGTCGGACACGGACCGAGTCGACCACTGGCTCGACGACTTCACGTTCAACCCCGATGCGCAGGTTGCGCACGTGCTCTCGATGGTGGCGCACAACGACGACCTTGGTCTCGACCAGAAGACGTTCGCGTACGATGCGGACGGAACGGTTCAGATCAACCGGCTGAGCGACGTGATCAACACCGCGATCGACCAGGATCCCGGCCGGTTCGGCGCCGACCTGGACGCGTTCACGCAGCGCTACCTCTACGAGCCGGTCGGCATGACAGGCTCCACGTGGACCGGCGGCGGCCCGGACAAGATCTTCGCCTTCACCTGGGAGACCACCACACGCGATATGGCGCGTCTCGGATTGTTGATGCTCAACGGCGGCGAGTGGAACGGCAACCGCGTTCTCTCCGAGGACTGGATCTACAAAATGACGCATCCGTCGTTTGAGGATGCGGCGACGACGTACGGCTACCTCACATGGGTCAGTACCCGCCTGCAGAATCCGTTCTTCGGGGACTGCGCTCCCGCTTCGATCTGGCCCGAGAATCCCCACGGCCTGTCGGACGCGCCGGATTGCGGCTACGGGGCCGAGGCTTCGTGTACGCAGGAGAACGATGTTGGCGTCTGGAGCGCACTGGGCCTCTTCGGGCAGATCATCACCGGCCATCCCGGCCTCGACATGGTGATTGTCGCAAAGGACATCGGTGATGCGGTTTCGGCCCGTGGCGCCTGGGCGTTCGCACGACCTGCGTTGGTTGCCGAAGATCCGCGTTTCGCGGGGGACGAGGCGGCCTTCTGCCAGGCGTATCGTTCGAGCGGCTACGCACCGGACCTGCGATGAAACTCGGAGTCTGCGTGGCGTCGCACATCGGCGACGTGGACTACGTCTGTCGCGCCGAGGCGCTCGGCTACACGCACGCCTGGCTCGCAGACAGCCAGATGATCTGGTCGGACTGCTACGCGACGCTGGCCCTCGCGGCCGATCGTACGAGTCGCATCTACATCGGCACCGGTGTCGCGGTCTCCGGAACGCGGCCCGCACCCGTGACGGCGGCGAGCATCGCGACCATCAATGCGATCGCGCCCGGCCGTACGTTTCTCGGCGTCGGGACCGGCAACACCGCGATGCGCATCATGGGAAAGAAGCCGCATCGGATCGCGGAATTCGATCGCTATCTGACGACGCTGCGCGCGCTCTTGCAGGGCGACGAGACGATGCACGAAGGCAAGCCGATCCGCCACGTGATGCCCGACCATGGTTTCGTGAACGTGAAGGACCCGATTCCGCTGTACGTTTCGGGCTTCGGTCCGCGGTCGCTCGGTCTCGCTGGAAAGCACGGGGATGGCGCGGTCATGGGGATGCCGCCGAGCCCCGAGGTCCTGCAGATCATGCTCGATCTCATCCGCGCGGGGGCCAAGGGCGCGGGTCGGACTCTCGACCGCGCGTCCTACCCGACGACGGCGCTTACGACGATTAGCGTGCTCGACCCCGGCGAAAGGACAGACTCGGATCGCGTTCGCGCCGAG
Protein-coding regions in this window:
- a CDS encoding SDR family NAD(P)-dependent oxidoreductase, producing MGSLTGRVALVTGASRGIGVGIARRLSGAGAAVAVTARSLEPHPKLPGTLRETLNLLAGPAPSVAISADLSDVSDRARVIAEVEEKLGPIDILVNNAARAFYEPAHTISDKRMRLGMELNLLAPLDLIQRVVPGMRARGAGWIVNLSSATTVAPSGPPWNEFTKTSGTYAAAKAALERLTVGLAAELHGDGIAVNTLAPVAAVYTAAAAQMGKMPDDPSMIEPLEVMAEAALALCACDPAVLTGRVTYSGPLLKELGIEPRPLDG
- a CDS encoding sulfotransferase, with translation MKNYLGVVRRALREDRSGARGRTVAILLIAAPLLACFDAICMALDHVLFPGFRSLRVTAPVFVLGNARSGTTQLHRLLAADQAHFFYFRTWEILCPAITQKKLVHLIGRLDAQWNGGRLAQRFGAREDETLAKARRMHDWRLSGPEEDGFLELHTFDSGTLTVLFPYVRELGRLGNLDAAPAAQQRRRLRFYEGCVKRQLYVHGGRPADLTLLSKNPGFVLRMRSLLERFPDARFVCPVRNPGETIASLINMLRKGWLAMGCDRTDVDEGTDWVREVQLEGYRYAFEVLDTLPKERFAVVTFEELTERPLDTVASIYRRFGMEIAAEYRAFLLREQESSRTYESQHRYDPGELGPSAEELKRRLGPLYERFGWPPPF
- a CDS encoding sulfatase, with the protein product MSSRLLRAPGARIALAVVALGFTLVSGPAAAETKPTLPLQGKDGARPNVLLLTVDTLRMDHLGAYGYRLPTSPAIDQLAGEGVLFTDAITPVPMTAPALASLLTGHHVQHHHVTQNTGTFPKGLSSLAEAFAEAGYDTAGFYGNEAVEEFGRGFDVWEEFPRRVVPGGLEMADDLGVNLGLAWLKQAKAPWFLWLHFIDPHGPYDSSPARLSKAFEYPDDPALDKELETSEQNWVFGAVPKYQGLPNMKRAGDYVRRYDGEILGTDLQIGRLRSWLEEDGKLDDTLIVFTADHGESLVEDDYYFQHGKMLNESSVRVPLVLRHRSLPAGSKVDAPVSLIDLYPTLASLVGLTPPKSIPGVDVSASIFGAPAEERLRIMYTVTPDLRVSVMRGPWRMMGRPPKKNGGVQIDEFPFVALYDVTTYPEQRVAAPAKSETVKELKKELVDASKRVRSFRPPPVDLSKKQEDRLRALGYID
- a CDS encoding methyltransferase domain-containing protein, whose protein sequence is MTATWDPAQYKQYGGLRLRPALELLERVTVDDPRRVYDLGCGVGEIARIMAERWPEADVVGSDSSGAMLERARAAGPTRVAWEVQDASTWEPAEPADVVFSNAMLHWIEGHDRVFPRLAHFLRPGGVLAVQMPLSWSQPSHRLMRETLATGNSGQGYGADELRARMGRRWVEDADFYYDHLRPHCGEVDIWETRYVQILEGEDPVLEWVKGSGLRPVLDALEGVEREGFLSEYASRLREAYPRRSRGETLFPFARLFIVARR
- a CDS encoding DUF1214 domain-containing protein; amino-acid sequence: MPSRKDSPLTALASGRAWQEFCREIEKLTDELKESGGPDTPLDVSEGHRYLTRILRGALEQIMEGGDARRPVFFESLHETLKSGWDNPDNIHTNAYVSGDHQYRIRGTRGDAHYMTIAIYGGSLGRQEGRRTVAYVNVDDLEIGKDGRFEVTLSAQKTTGNWIESASDATTVMVRQTFWDKRSERPADLSIERITDDPPPPLDPEFVASALRRVTRYVRGTNRAFFEYARRFRALDGEVYESSPVVSSETLGIADMRYLSCWWRLRDGHAVVVDVAPPECRYWGFVLSNFWGESFDYRYYAVHTNKKRARYRADGSLRVVVCPEDPHLEDANWLDPCGHAEGIWTLRWLEANDHPVPKMSLLPLADLR
- a CDS encoding CoA transferase, producing MPPLSGLRVLDLSTEIAGPYCSKLFRDAGASVLKVESPAGDPMRRWSASGAEIPEDEDGALFQFLNSGKQSVVLDLERAGDRARLLELASNADLVIESFGAGGLARRGLDFDSFSRAQPRLSLVSISPWGLEGPWAERPATEWTLQAAVGMTARRGLPERGPVGAAGRIGEWVAGTYASFGALVAWLSTRNTGRGQHVDVSMFEALLQCGTQYHDLNGQFTGKPLDQFIDTPSVEPAKDGWVGFATVTAQQWQDFCAMVERPELADETKYHHTDNRMKELPFIQNVIHSWTREHTVDEIIELASALRIPVAPIGNGETLPNLDHFAERGVFQTHPGGFLQPRVPYRLGSVPRPEPAPAPRLGEHTDGLGAATSATPTTDTGDSLPLAGLRVLDLTAFWAGPFLTGHLAMIGADVLKIESTQRPDGMRFVNAIKGQRFWETSSIFHGANANKRDITLNLDSDEGRELFLQLIDDTDILVENFSVRVLSNLGLDPDDLRKRNPKLIVVRMPSWGLDGPWLDRVGFAMNVEQACGLAWLSGYENLPMIVNVCDPIGALHAFFAINLALERRRETGLGDLVEVPLVEPGLNLAAEQLIEHSAYGVLLERTGNRGPYAAPQGVYLCGDEKHLALAVVDDEQWKALCQVLENPSWTEADDLRTAAGRRAAHDRIDEELRKVFAEMPCGEISSKLLAAGVPAEPLNNAHTVMPNPQLEHRQFFQELEHEVVGTRRYPTLPMGFSTLGPKWHRSPPPTMGQHNQEVLGGTLGVTDERLADLAERKIIGDRPAWR
- a CDS encoding carotenoid oxygenase family protein, giving the protein MTVERQTEELPWHLKGNWAPVQDELNVDDLKVEGEIPKELDGIYLRNGMNPRSGFSEHWFFGNGMVHGVELKNGRASYRNKFVRTPYYENDMGMMDALMSPQASPANTHVVPHAGRILCVEEAHVPWEIDRDLNTVGVQDWDGRLTTPFTAHPRVCPETGELLSFGYSMMQDPYVHYYRIDAKGELVQNEPIEIPRPVMMHDWNVTRNHVIFMDMPLVFSLEGPNPGFAWRPEHGSRLGVMPRNGTNADVKWYDMNPCYVFHPVNAHEEGDRIILHVCRQPHAMKGGMNDIGDGEDDAGRLWRWTIDTKTGSVKEEQLDDAAGDFPRIDDRRVGLKAKYGYIMGLDSDKPTLTFDRRLFKYDLESGRRETHDLGKGWFGGEPCFAPRAADSAEDDGWVVSIVYDSDENESHLVIVNAQDFEAAPVARVRLPRRVPFGAHGNWLPA
- a CDS encoding LLM class flavin-dependent oxidoreductase; amino-acid sequence: MKLGVCVASHIGDVDYVCRAEALGYTHAWLADSQMIWSDCYATLALAADRTSRIYIGTGVAVSGTRPAPVTAASIATINAIAPGRTFLGVGTGNTAMRIMGKKPHRIAEFDRYLTTLRALLQGDETMHEGKPIRHVMPDHGFVNVKDPIPLYVSGFGPRSLGLAGKHGDGAVMGMPPSPEVLQIMLDLIRAGAKGAGRTLDRASYPTTALTTISVLDPGERTDSDRVRAECGAFAMATVHYMYDQWRQFGNPPPEVVRPIWDEYCAMLADVPDDRLHQRIHAGHNCWVLPEEERFVSRELIESTCLVGTAGELAQRLKALEEAGLDQLMLLPAWEPRYDVLERVGRDLLPLLS